One window of Felis catus isolate Fca126 chromosome D4, F.catus_Fca126_mat1.0, whole genome shotgun sequence genomic DNA carries:
- the LOC123381787 gene encoding LOW QUALITY PROTEIN: transcription termination factor 1-like (The sequence of the model RefSeq protein was modified relative to this genomic sequence to represent the inferred CDS: inserted 1 base in 1 codon), with the protein MEGGPSRLEIHTPVFDKKKKKYSVYKEGHLRSSHESFRDTPLTSEQRHITKSKKKRKDFQHFHSSPLQKSEICEETEKTTSIPKKNKKRRQKALGVDEETGVVYVLVDKENIKDTPKNFRSDVDVVYVDTSKEQKPTQEPDADEPQSVPKSHANESEEPHHKVREKKSKKHRKKAALGDAVQESPRASLPLPEVEPPQPEAXLSVGPEGEIAQLPIPAGKKKSKKKKRKISHNQESEAVPEPEGLENVHSEGCRGVSGVKKKSKKRKRSSAESPVAPGGEFSALAASLEDAHFDSLQGNGTLIEEREEPRPREEKTQACMEEVQR; encoded by the exons ATGGAAGGAGGACCGAGCAGATTGGAAATTCACACCCCAGTatttgacaagaaaaagaaaaaatactctgTATATAAGGAAGGACACCTAAGGAGTTCCCATGAAAGTTTCAGAGACACTCCTCTGACAAGCGAACAGCGTCACATAACcaagagtaaaaaaaagagaaaggatttccAGCATTTTCATTCTTCCCCTTTGCAAAAATCAGAAATTTGCGAGGAGACTGAAAAGACCACTTCTATacccaaaaagaataaaaagagaagacagaaggctTTGGgggtagatgaggaaacaggcgtGGTGTACGTCCtggtggataaagaaaatatcaagGACACGCCGAAGAATTTTAGGAGCGACGTCGATGTCGTGTACGTGGACACGAGCAAGGAACAAAAGCCAACACAAGAGCCTGACGCAGACGAACCACAGTCCGTTCCTAAGTCACATGCAAATGAGTCCGAAGAACCGCATCATAAAGTCAgggagaaaaagagtaaaaaacatCGGAAGAAAGCGGCATTGGGCGATGCTGTGCAGGAAAGCCCGCGTGCGAGCCTGCCCCTGCCCGAGGTGGAACCACCCCAGCCAGAAG CCCTTTCCGTGGGCCCAGAGGGCGAAATTGCCCAGCTGCCAATACCCGCAggtaaaaaaaagtctaagaaaaaaaagagaaaaatttcacaCAACCAGGAATCTGAGGCAGTGCCCGAGCCTGAGGGTCTGGAGAACGTGCACTCCGAAGGATGTCGAGGGGTCAGTGGTGTAAAGAAAAAGTCTAAGAAACGGAAGCGAAGCTCTGCTGAAAGCCCCGTAGCGCCTGGTGGGGAGTTTTCAGCGCTCGCTGCCAGCTTGGAGGACGCGCACTTTGATTCACTGCAGGGAAATGGCACCTTGATTGAAGAAAGGGAGGAGCCCAGGCCACGGGAGGAGAAAACCCAGGCCTGTATGGAAGAGGTGCAGAGGTAA